In a single window of the Zea mays cultivar B73 chromosome 5, Zm-B73-REFERENCE-NAM-5.0, whole genome shotgun sequence genome:
- the LOC103626267 gene encoding protein PHOSPHATE-INDUCED 1 homolog, producing the protein MLAPPAHGKQQRYRSRARRDMYIASCLPHNLACCIVCKRSSIGAQDKTATTMGKQATSCVGCGAVHLAVLLLSLARPCHSSLYRPPPPSAMVYHAGEVLDGAVPVSVLYYGAFSPHQKAVIADFLLSLSPRGRQPQRHGFGTPGPAPAPSVARWWETVDRYARKAGREPPRVLLANQVHDEACSLGKTLSRVQVERLAARLGVAPGGVAVVLTAADVAVEGQCSSACGTHGASAPGGAAHVWVGDAAVQCPGRCAWPFHPAEGFAYGARHVPGRGRGETLAAPNGDVGVDGMLINLAALLAGAVTNPYGHGYFQGDPGAPVEVAAACPGVYGRGAYPGYPGAVRLDTATGAGYNVVGRNGRKYLVPALVDPDTNSCIIMT; encoded by the coding sequence ATGCTCGCCCCGCCCGCCCATGGGAAGCAACAAAGATACCGTTCGAGAGCGAGGCGAGACATGTATATAGCTAGCTGCCTGCCTCACAACCTTGCGTGTTGCATAGTGTGCAAGCGCAGCTCGATCGGTGCGCAAGACAAAACCGCCACAACCATGGGCAAGCAGGCAACATCGTGCGTCGGCTGTGGCGCCGTCCACCTCGCCGTCCTGTTGCTCAGTTTGGCGCGCCCGTGCCACTCCTCGCtctaccgcccgccgccgccgtccgccaTGGTCTACCACGCCGGCGAGGTGCTCGACGGCGCCGTGCCGGTCTCCGTCCTCTACTACGGCGCCTTCTCGCCACACCAGAAGGCCGTCATCGCCGACTTCCTGCTCTCCCTCTCCCCGCGCGGCCGCCAGCCGCAGCGCCACGGATTTGGGACGCCAGGACCCGCGCCTGCGCCGTCGGTGGCCCGCTGGTGGGAGACGGTGGACCGGTACGCGCGCAAGGCCGGCCGGGAGCCGCCGCGGGTGCTTCTGGCCAACCAGGTGCACGACGAGGCGTGCTCGCTGGGGAAGACGCTGTCCAGGGTCCAGGTCGAGCGGCTGGCGGCGCGGCTCGGCGTCGCGCCAGGAGGCGTGGCCGTCGTGCTCACTGCCGCCGACGTCGCCGTCGAGGGACAATGCAGCAGCGCGTGCGGGACGCACGGGGCCTCCGCGCCTGGGGGAGCCGCGCACGTGTGGGTGGGCGACGCCGCCGTTCAGTGCCCGGGGCGGTGCGCGTGGCCATTCCACCCGGCCGAGGGCTTCGCATACGGCGCCAGGCATGTGCCCGGGCGCGGCCGCGGCGAGACGCTGGCCGCGCCAAACGGCGACGTCGGTGTGGACGGCATGCTGATCAACCTCGCGGCGCTGCTGGCGGGCGCGGTCACCAACCCATATGGGCACGGATACTTCCAGGGCGACCCCGGCGCACCCGTGGAGGTGGCGGCTGCATGCCCCGGCGTCTACGGCCGCGGCGCGTACCCGGGGTACCCCGGCGCTGTCAGGCTTGACACGGCTACCGGAGCTGGGTACAACGTGGTCGGCCGGAACGGCAGGAAGTATCTCGTGCCGGCGCTGGTCGATCCCGACACCAACTCTTGTATCATCATGACCTAA